The following are encoded together in the Planococcus antarcticus DSM 14505 genome:
- a CDS encoding EamA family transporter, translating into MTNRSENYCLADYVSTLVIGIFSGSTASISPYGLILGPGSGFFYALYSIFGKAALSKYDSLTVTVYTFLFTTVAIVPFSGLGSKVSTLTDLKVIGIVIGLGFVSTMLPFIFYTKGLQYVESSRASMIATIEPVVASVTGFFIFNETLSRWQYIGMIMVISSVIIVQESKK; encoded by the coding sequence ATCACTAACCGCTCGGAAAATTACTGCCTTGCTGATTACGTTAGTACTCTTGTCATTGGCATCTTTTCTGGCTCTACTGCATCTATTTCGCCTTACGGATTAATCCTTGGACCGGGATCAGGGTTTTTCTATGCTCTTTACAGCATATTCGGAAAAGCAGCACTTTCGAAATATGACTCATTAACCGTAACGGTGTATACGTTTCTTTTCACAACAGTTGCTATTGTCCCTTTCAGTGGATTAGGTTCGAAAGTTTCTACTTTGACCGATTTAAAAGTGATCGGAATCGTAATCGGACTTGGCTTTGTTTCCACGATGCTGCCATTCATTTTCTACACGAAAGGTCTGCAATATGTGGAATCAAGCCGTGCATCGATGATCGCAACCATTGAACCAGTCGTCGCTTCTGTCACCGGTTTCTTCATTTTCAACGAAACCTTATCGAGGTGGCAATACATCGGTATGATCATGGTGATCAGTTCTGTAATCATCGTTCAAGAATCAAAAAAATAA
- a CDS encoding DMT family transporter: MSDATHSDCASLWGVIGLFVKYLYEIGFTPLEIVAVRVLTASIFMVLYVFIKNRHFFKIKMRDSKYFIGTGIISIILFNWCLFSSTKESSISIAFILFYTAPAFVRILSRIFFKESLTARKITALLITLVLLSLASFLALLHLFRLTD, translated from the coding sequence ATCAGTGATGCTACTCATAGCGATTGCGCATCACTTTGGGGAGTTATCGGGCTTTTCGTTAAGTATCTTTATGAGATAGGGTTTACTCCCCTTGAAATCGTGGCGGTTCGCGTGTTAACGGCTTCCATCTTTATGGTTCTTTATGTTTTTATTAAAAACCGTCATTTTTTCAAAATAAAAATGAGGGACTCCAAGTATTTTATAGGTACCGGTATTATTAGTATTATTCTGTTCAATTGGTGTTTGTTTAGTTCGACAAAAGAATCGTCTATTTCAATTGCATTTATCTTATTTTATACAGCACCGGCGTTTGTGAGGATTTTATCGCGGATTTTCTTTAAAGAATCACTAACCGCTCGGAAAATTACTGCCTTGCTGATTACGTTAGTACTCTTGTCATTGGCATCTTTTCTGGCTCTACTGCATCTATTTCGCCTTACGGATTAA
- a CDS encoding MBOAT family O-acyltransferase, producing MTFISIEFLLFFAVIVFTYYLIPHRWRWILLLAASYGFYATLSSYFILLLLASTAFTYFTGIIIEKQETKKQKKKVMLVGICALLFFLGWFKYFNFANDSVRAILTYMDWNYALPYQEIVLPLAISFYTFQAVSYLVDISKGKQKAERHYGYFSIYFAFFPQLVAGPIERAKKLLPQFKVEQTLKYENLSYGMKRIAWGFFKKTLIADRLAPIVASVYDSPDPTGSQIVLATILFSIQLYADFSALSDIAIGCARMLGIKLTENFKQPHFAVSIADFWSRWHITLSTWLRDYIFVPLCKGKKKRSEIYLVIMITFLISGIWHGAAWSFILWGLIHGFYRVFGDHTKHFRGKMATFIQLDKSPTLHKWVKISITFLLVCFSRVFFRSDSVTDAFENAQLFLTLNSWRPSGIMEAFELFSLLDLVVFIFFFTVVQLFQYIERKNTSTWNWLSQRSAFARFAVYILIIVSVLVFGVSGQGFVYGGF from the coding sequence ATGACTTTTATATCAATTGAGTTTCTCTTATTTTTCGCAGTAATCGTTTTTACGTATTATTTAATTCCGCATCGATGGAGATGGATTCTTTTACTAGCAGCAAGTTACGGTTTTTACGCTACTTTGAGTAGCTACTTTATCCTTTTATTACTTGCAAGCACAGCTTTTACATATTTTACTGGAATTATCATTGAGAAACAGGAGACAAAAAAACAGAAGAAAAAAGTCATGCTGGTTGGTATTTGTGCATTGTTATTTTTTCTCGGGTGGTTTAAATATTTTAATTTTGCAAATGACTCAGTTCGAGCAATTTTAACATACATGGATTGGAATTATGCCTTACCATACCAAGAAATTGTCCTGCCATTAGCCATTTCTTTTTATACATTTCAAGCAGTAAGTTATCTTGTAGACATCTCCAAAGGAAAGCAAAAAGCAGAAAGACACTACGGCTATTTTTCAATCTACTTTGCATTTTTCCCACAATTGGTTGCTGGACCGATTGAACGTGCGAAGAAATTGCTTCCACAATTTAAAGTGGAACAGACGTTAAAATATGAAAATTTAAGCTATGGAATGAAGCGAATCGCATGGGGTTTTTTTAAGAAAACATTAATTGCAGATCGACTAGCTCCAATTGTAGCTAGTGTTTACGATAGTCCTGACCCGACTGGTTCCCAAATTGTGCTAGCTACTATTCTATTCTCAATCCAATTATACGCTGATTTTTCAGCACTCAGTGACATTGCCATCGGTTGTGCGAGAATGCTAGGGATAAAATTAACAGAAAACTTTAAGCAACCACACTTTGCTGTTTCGATAGCGGATTTCTGGAGTAGATGGCATATAACGCTTTCTACATGGCTCCGAGACTATATATTTGTTCCGTTATGTAAAGGGAAAAAGAAGAGAAGTGAAATTTATTTAGTAATTATGATTACCTTTTTAATCAGCGGCATTTGGCACGGAGCCGCTTGGAGTTTTATTTTATGGGGTCTAATTCACGGATTTTATCGCGTTTTTGGAGACCATACAAAACATTTTCGTGGGAAGATGGCGACATTTATCCAATTGGATAAGAGTCCAACGCTGCATAAATGGGTGAAAATTTCAATAACGTTCCTGCTAGTTTGTTTTTCAAGAGTTTTTTTTCGATCGGATTCCGTTACAGATGCATTTGAAAATGCACAACTTTTCTTAACATTGAACTCGTGGAGACCTTCAGGAATTATGGAAGCATTTGAACTATTTTCGCTACTAGATTTAGTCGTTTTCATTTTTTTCTTTACCGTTGTTCAACTATTTCAGTATATCGAAAGAAAAAATACTTCAACCTGGAACTGGCTATCGCAACGCTCAGCATTCGCTCGATTTGCAGTTTATATTTTAATCATTGTCTCAGTCCTTGTGTTTGGTGTTTCGGGTCAGGGGTTTGTTTATGGGGGATTTTAA
- a CDS encoding AMP-binding protein: MNSFKQLEEFGNRTAVYAEQEYSYAEMLEIADAICGNVGERTLVFCLCSNNIESLFGYVGFIRGRVVPVLLDASIQMDRLHRLINLYKPAYIWASSENQDLLKTMDSSVVFGDYTLFKCPTIFQHDLAEHLALLLTTSGSTGSPKFVRLSYENIFKNAESIGKYLDIKADDKPITTLPMNYSYGLSIINSHFICGATIIVTGVSILKKEFWDLCREQQVTTFGGVPFVYEMLDRLKFEGFNLPSLKTLTQAGGKLSSNLSYKFAEVCNQKGIQFFTMYGQTEATARMSYLPYEKNLDKVGSIGIAIPDGELMLQDDNGNKITAPNVIGELIYKGANVSLGYAESLVDLSKKDENNGMLHTGDLAYFDQDEYFFITGRIKRIIKVSGNRISLDEVEELLNEYGHDCVCGGTDDQMYIYTLKEDCVQIKKIIKGKLNLKGFKVIRIEEIPRNHFGKILYSELPKYR, translated from the coding sequence ATGAATAGTTTCAAACAACTTGAGGAGTTTGGAAACCGTACCGCTGTATATGCTGAACAAGAATACTCTTACGCTGAAATGTTAGAAATTGCTGACGCTATCTGCGGTAATGTAGGTGAAAGAACGCTCGTTTTTTGTTTGTGTTCAAATAATATAGAGTCTTTATTTGGCTACGTGGGCTTTATTAGAGGTCGTGTTGTCCCTGTCCTTTTGGATGCATCCATCCAGATGGATCGGTTGCATAGACTGATTAACCTTTATAAGCCTGCATACATTTGGGCGAGTAGTGAAAATCAAGACCTATTAAAAACAATGGATAGTTCAGTTGTGTTTGGAGATTACACATTATTTAAATGTCCGACAATTTTCCAACATGATCTTGCTGAACATCTTGCGCTCCTTTTAACAACCTCAGGAAGTACTGGAAGCCCTAAATTTGTCCGCTTAAGTTATGAAAATATCTTCAAAAATGCTGAATCCATAGGGAAGTACCTTGACATCAAGGCAGACGATAAACCCATAACAACACTTCCAATGAATTACTCCTATGGTCTTTCGATCATCAATAGTCATTTCATTTGCGGGGCGACGATAATTGTAACGGGTGTATCTATCTTAAAAAAAGAGTTTTGGGACTTATGTAGAGAGCAACAAGTAACAACTTTTGGAGGAGTTCCTTTCGTGTATGAGATGCTTGATAGGCTGAAGTTTGAAGGGTTTAATCTTCCAAGTTTAAAGACACTAACTCAAGCAGGTGGGAAATTAAGCTCAAATCTATCGTACAAATTTGCTGAAGTATGTAATCAAAAAGGGATTCAATTTTTTACCATGTACGGTCAAACTGAAGCAACGGCGCGGATGAGCTATTTACCATATGAAAAAAACCTTGATAAAGTCGGAAGTATTGGGATTGCCATTCCAGACGGAGAACTGATGCTGCAAGATGACAATGGCAACAAAATTACAGCGCCTAATGTTATCGGCGAATTGATATACAAAGGAGCAAATGTTTCTTTAGGGTATGCTGAGTCGTTAGTCGATCTTTCGAAAAAAGATGAGAACAACGGTATGTTGCACACAGGTGATCTGGCTTACTTTGATCAGGATGAGTATTTTTTTATAACTGGACGAATCAAAAGAATAATTAAAGTCTCTGGAAACCGTATCAGCTTAGATGAAGTTGAAGAACTTTTAAATGAGTATGGTCATGATTGTGTTTGCGGTGGGACGGATGACCAAATGTATATATACACATTAAAAGAAGATTGTGTTCAAATCAAAAAAATAATTAAGGGGAAATTAAACTTAAAGGGCTTTAAGGTCATAAGAATTGAGGAAATCCCACGCAACCATTTCGGGAAGATACTCTATTCCGAGTTACCTAAATATAGATAA
- a CDS encoding acyl carrier protein: protein MMKNIEKYRSAFIDALELEEDEAWGDLALGETREWDSLGHMILISTIEDVFDVSLDSEWITEFNSYQSGMELLNRLGVDFVNE, encoded by the coding sequence ATGATGAAAAATATCGAAAAATATAGAAGTGCATTTATTGACGCGTTGGAATTGGAAGAAGACGAGGCATGGGGAGATTTAGCATTAGGAGAAACAAGAGAATGGGATTCGCTTGGGCATATGATTCTCATTTCTACGATTGAGGATGTTTTTGATGTTTCATTAGATTCTGAATGGATTACAGAGTTCAATTCTTACCAGTCAGGAATGGAGCTATTGAATCGGTTGGGAGTAGACTTTGTAAATGAATAG
- a CDS encoding beta-carotene 15,15'-monooxygenase: MFNKVSMRMIWLLLFLLVLTSNFALYRTSLGVSILPANTQLVVLGSLIDLTIVAPVLFLAWQQKLSWKYLLTLMAGGLIVARFVIPMQYLSPFKTLTLLGFAVEAAFVLLEVLLLLTLFKYLPEIIRSVKKSSLPQLFSFSNAVDQKVKKQPIIQVICSEILMFYYAFCLWKKEPAHKENTFTLHQKSSLIAFYVMMIHAIVVETLGVHWWLHDKSLILSLLLLVVNIYSIMLFLGDIQAIRFNPLQIDDDRLYVSLGLMKRMEIRWEDIDEIIEDRSTLEKKLSKNTIDFVARDFEKAYPDVII; the protein is encoded by the coding sequence GTGTTTAATAAAGTTTCTATGCGTATGATATGGCTTCTCCTGTTTCTACTAGTACTGACTTCCAACTTTGCTTTATATCGCACGTCATTAGGAGTCAGCATATTACCGGCTAATACTCAGCTTGTGGTTCTGGGCTCTCTTATCGATCTAACTATTGTGGCTCCCGTATTATTTTTAGCTTGGCAACAAAAATTAAGTTGGAAGTACCTTCTTACATTGATGGCTGGAGGCTTAATTGTCGCTCGCTTTGTGATTCCAATGCAATACTTATCTCCATTTAAGACGCTTACACTCCTGGGCTTTGCAGTGGAAGCTGCGTTCGTTTTGCTTGAGGTATTATTGCTGTTAACGCTCTTTAAGTATTTGCCTGAAATCATCCGAAGTGTGAAGAAAAGTTCTTTACCGCAGCTATTTTCTTTCTCAAATGCAGTCGACCAAAAAGTTAAGAAACAACCGATTATACAAGTAATCTGTTCAGAAATACTAATGTTCTATTACGCTTTTTGCCTTTGGAAAAAAGAGCCTGCACATAAAGAAAATACGTTTACACTTCATCAGAAATCAAGTCTGATTGCATTTTACGTCATGATGATTCATGCGATTGTAGTCGAAACTTTGGGCGTACATTGGTGGCTACATGATAAGTCATTGATCTTATCGTTGCTCTTGTTAGTTGTAAACATCTATTCGATTATGTTATTTTTAGGCGATATCCAGGCTATAAGATTTAATCCTCTGCAAATTGATGATGATCGTCTGTATGTTTCATTGGGATTAATGAAACGTATGGAAATAAGATGGGAGGATATTGACGAGATTATAGAAGACCGTTCCACGCTAGAAAAAAAGCTCAGTAAGAACACAATAGATTTTGTAGCCCGTGATTTTGAGAAAGCTTATCCGGACGTCATAATCTAA
- a CDS encoding TspO/MBR family protein, translating into MMDEKTLKKTKRWTLLNLVFYFLTLGINYLGSSGFFNGMSQKDLSDKYMTLISPAPFTFSIWGVIYTLLLVTLIYFFIKRKDENVGKLIRMVSPLFIASALFNMAWIVTFSYELLGISTILIFGLLFSLIFIVKRITVNRSQFPSTLAGISFTLYASWVFIATIVNISLFLVQQEWNGFGVSDSIWTILILLVAIGFVLFYLALYKNAAFPLPIAWAFFGIYSAYNNGRLDPSMSTTIQIVLVAGIVILLIASVWTFIKNDKALYSIKTS; encoded by the coding sequence ATGATGGATGAAAAAACATTGAAAAAAACAAAGAGATGGACTCTTTTAAATTTGGTTTTTTACTTTTTAACCTTAGGCATAAATTACTTGGGATCGTCCGGTTTTTTTAATGGCATGAGTCAAAAAGATCTATCAGACAAATACATGACGCTCATTTCACCCGCACCGTTCACGTTTTCAATTTGGGGCGTTATTTATACCTTGCTGCTGGTGACATTAATTTATTTCTTTATCAAACGAAAAGATGAAAACGTCGGTAAATTGATTCGAATGGTATCGCCATTATTTATCGCAAGCGCGCTATTTAATATGGCGTGGATCGTTACGTTTTCTTACGAACTATTGGGGATTTCAACGATTTTAATTTTTGGACTATTGTTCTCCTTGATCTTTATCGTAAAAAGAATAACGGTCAATCGTTCTCAATTTCCTTCAACTCTGGCAGGAATCAGTTTTACACTTTACGCGTCATGGGTTTTTATCGCGACAATCGTTAACATTTCGTTATTTTTAGTGCAGCAGGAATGGAATGGCTTTGGCGTGTCCGATTCCATTTGGACAATCCTCATTTTGTTGGTTGCCATTGGGTTTGTCCTCTTCTACTTGGCGTTATACAAAAACGCGGCATTTCCACTTCCCATTGCATGGGCTTTCTTTGGTATCTATAGCGCGTATAACAACGGACGACTAGATCCATCAATGTCGACGACCATTCAAATAGTTTTGGTAGCCGGAATTGTGATTTTACTGATTGCTAGCGTATGGACATTTATTAAAAACGACAAAGCTCTATATTCAATAAAGACGAGTTAA
- a CDS encoding helix-turn-helix transcriptional regulator — protein sequence MKNNLKIARIQASIKQDELASLTGVTRQTIGLIEKGSYNPSLNLCIAIAKALNKTLDDLFWEVE from the coding sequence ATGAAAAATAATTTAAAAATTGCTCGAATACAAGCTTCTATTAAACAAGATGAATTGGCTTCACTAACCGGTGTTACCCGACAAACGATTGGTTTAATTGAAAAAGGAAGCTATAATCCAAGTCTAAATCTGTGTATTGCAATTGCAAAAGCCTTGAACAAGACGCTGGATGATTTATTTTGGGAGGTTGAGTAA
- a CDS encoding aldo/keto reductase, translating into METIYLGNSGLRVPKYILGTVPFSGTNGFEAAGNIDESLARRMVDRSLEAGINMFDTANLYSQGDAEKVLGAAIKGRRDELLLTSKTGFPMGDNPNARGASRNNILTSIDQSLERLGTDYLDVYFVHLWDGQTPVEETVETMTSLVKSGKIRHWGVSNYSGWALARTFTVAEQSGNIPPITQQIYYTPEAREAEYELLPAGQELGIGSMIWSPLGEGLLNGKIGRNKKAPDNTRQGAGWPEPWVQDQERLYQVIDVLEEVAANHNASVPQIAYAWVRDRPNVGPIVIAARNEEQLKENIASFEIKLTQDEHDQIESAARPVPIYPNWHRAMSSFDMSSSSEKTYLEGYKQSMGIEE; encoded by the coding sequence TACTCGGGACGGTCCCTTTCAGTGGAACAAACGGGTTTGAAGCAGCAGGCAATATCGATGAAAGTCTGGCACGCCGGATGGTGGACAGGTCGCTAGAAGCGGGTATCAACATGTTCGATACTGCTAATCTGTATTCACAAGGAGATGCGGAAAAAGTGTTAGGCGCAGCCATTAAAGGACGCCGCGATGAACTATTGCTGACATCAAAAACTGGTTTTCCAATGGGAGACAACCCTAACGCTAGAGGAGCTTCGCGAAACAACATCCTGACATCCATCGACCAGTCGCTCGAGCGCTTGGGGACGGACTATCTCGATGTCTATTTCGTTCACCTATGGGACGGGCAGACGCCGGTTGAGGAAACGGTGGAAACAATGACGAGCCTTGTGAAATCCGGTAAGATTCGCCATTGGGGCGTATCGAACTACAGTGGTTGGGCGCTGGCTCGAACGTTTACAGTTGCCGAGCAATCCGGTAACATTCCCCCAATCACTCAGCAGATCTATTACACACCAGAAGCACGAGAAGCGGAATACGAACTGCTTCCAGCAGGCCAAGAACTCGGCATCGGTTCGATGATTTGGAGTCCACTTGGTGAAGGGTTGCTAAACGGCAAAATTGGTCGCAACAAAAAAGCGCCTGACAACACACGACAAGGCGCCGGATGGCCAGAGCCATGGGTGCAGGACCAGGAGCGGCTTTACCAGGTAATCGATGTACTGGAAGAAGTCGCAGCAAATCACAATGCGTCTGTGCCACAGATCGCGTATGCTTGGGTTCGGGACCGTCCAAACGTCGGACCGATTGTCATTGCAGCCCGCAATGAGGAGCAATTAAAAGAAAACATCGCTTCTTTCGAAATCAAACTAACACAAGACGAGCATGATCAAATCGAATCCGCCGCGCGTCCGGTGCCAATCTATCCGAACTGGCACCGCGCTATGAGTTCGTTTGACATGAGCAGTTCGTCTGAGAAAACGTATTTGGAAGGGTATAAACAGTCGATGGGAATAGAAGAGTAA